One window of Deltaproteobacteria bacterium genomic DNA carries:
- a CDS encoding PAS domain S-box protein — protein MNTLLVIDDEESTRELLKISLESDGYEVYTAEDGPSGLRIFSERMPPIVLTDIKMPGMDGIEVLRRVKEINSDAEVIVITGHGEMNLAIKALQLEASDFINKPISDAALNVALRRAKERIWMRNKLREYTENLECMVKETTEELQRINEFEHNLIQVSMDGIIANDRDGDIIIFNEGAERITGYTREEAISRLHVSQLYAEGEARKIKKKIYSSNFGGPGRLIDHEADIITKSGERVPILLSAVLLYEEGREVATVGFFKDMREIKRLQKELMQRYEFEHNLIQTSMDGIIANDPQGRLIIFNEGAERITGYSRQEALQQLHVRQLYPPGVARKIKKKIYGPEHGGAGRLINYEVYVLSKSGECIPILLSATVLHEEGKEVATVGYFKDMRDIKRLEKELIDRERMAAMGQAMAGVAHGVKNILHGMKLGGFMVDRGLAEGKESLLRKGWSLVGKNIERISRLTLDMLSYVRSNVPDYEPCSLNAIIEEVCELVAGQAAARQVNLLRELDPSLPLVEADAEGMHTCLLNLVTNAIEAFPETGSGGVVTVISRTEGDDKVSLQVKDTGRGMSPQLQKEIFQNLFSTKGARGTGLGLAITQKIVHEHGGSITVESAPGEGSCFTVTLPLRHPARRSQRPEEL, from the coding sequence ATGAACACGCTTCTTGTTATCGACGATGAAGAGAGTACGCGGGAGCTGTTGAAGATCTCCCTGGAGAGCGACGGCTACGAGGTGTATACCGCTGAGGATGGACCAAGCGGCCTGCGCATCTTTTCTGAACGTATGCCGCCAATTGTACTCACAGACATCAAGATGCCCGGAATGGACGGCATCGAAGTGCTGCGTCGGGTGAAAGAGATCAATAGTGACGCGGAAGTTATCGTTATTACCGGTCATGGCGAGATGAACCTGGCCATCAAAGCCCTGCAATTGGAAGCCTCCGATTTTATCAATAAACCTATCAGCGACGCAGCATTGAACGTGGCTCTGCGGAGGGCAAAAGAGCGGATCTGGATGCGCAATAAACTCCGCGAGTACACTGAAAATCTGGAGTGCATGGTCAAAGAGACCACCGAGGAGCTCCAGAGGATCAACGAGTTTGAGCACAATCTCATTCAGGTCTCAATGGATGGCATTATCGCCAACGACCGGGACGGCGATATCATCATATTCAACGAGGGAGCTGAACGGATCACCGGCTACACCCGGGAGGAGGCCATTTCCAGGTTGCATGTCAGCCAACTCTATGCTGAGGGTGAGGCCAGAAAGATCAAAAAAAAGATTTACAGCAGCAATTTCGGTGGCCCCGGCCGTCTGATCGACCATGAAGCGGACATCATCACCAAAAGTGGCGAGCGCGTGCCCATTCTGCTTTCTGCAGTCCTTCTCTATGAAGAGGGCAGGGAGGTTGCCACTGTAGGTTTCTTTAAAGACATGCGTGAGATCAAGCGGCTGCAAAAGGAACTGATGCAGCGCTACGAATTCGAACACAATCTCATTCAGACCTCAATGGACGGCATCATTGCCAATGACCCTCAGGGCCGCCTCATCATATTCAACGAAGGTGCCGAGCGTATTACGGGCTACAGCCGCCAGGAGGCCTTGCAGCAGCTTCACGTCCGGCAGCTGTATCCGCCCGGTGTGGCAAGAAAGATAAAGAAGAAGATTTATGGACCGGAGCACGGTGGCGCTGGTCGCCTGATCAACTATGAGGTATACGTCCTCAGCAAGAGTGGCGAGTGCATCCCCATCCTTCTTTCTGCCACTGTGCTGCACGAAGAGGGCAAAGAGGTAGCCACAGTAGGCTATTTCAAGGACATGCGAGACATCAAGCGGTTGGAAAAGGAGCTCATAGACAGAGAACGCATGGCTGCCATGGGACAGGCCATGGCCGGGGTGGCCCACGGAGTAAAAAACATCCTGCACGGCATGAAGCTGGGCGGTTTCATGGTCGACAGGGGGCTTGCCGAGGGCAAGGAGAGCCTCCTGCGCAAAGGGTGGTCTCTGGTTGGCAAGAACATCGAACGGATTTCACGCCTCACCCTGGATATGTTAAGCTACGTCAGGAGCAATGTCCCAGACTACGAACCATGCTCGCTCAATGCCATCATTGAGGAAGTGTGCGAATTGGTGGCCGGGCAAGCAGCAGCCCGGCAGGTGAACCTGCTTCGGGAACTGGACCCTTCTTTGCCTCTGGTAGAGGCAGATGCCGAAGGGATGCACACCTGTCTGTTGAATCTGGTTACCAATGCCATAGAGGCCTTTCCAGAGACTGGCAGCGGTGGAGTGGTGACGGTGATAAGCCGCACAGAAGGCGATGATAAAGTGAGCCTGCAGGTGAAGGACACGGGCAGGGGTATGTCTCCGCAGCTGCAAAAGGAGATTTTCCAGAACCTTTTCAGTACAAAAGGGGCGCGCGGTACAGGTCTCGGCCTGGCCATAACCCAGAAGATTGTCCACGAACACGGCGGCAGTATCACCGTAGAGTCGGCTCCAGGTGAGGGTTCCTGCTTCACAGTAACGCTGCCGCTGCGGCACCCTGCCAGACGATCTCAGCGGCCAGAGGAACTGTGA
- a CDS encoding radical SAM protein, with protein MTGSSAASWQRVDERTLIPLPAGSELFVLPGRLPVGYDRRSGSFQVVTDDPYAAGKKVQAVAAFMAPAHTQILTAAYYRRRNAPVLPLFSYTAVGWKEGQFWVAGIRVDEDRRQDSDQFNEDRLRRQARDYLERLPHNRLVQHLGKCALTYGCPAAKNFFLERWEAPLPSSPVCNAACLGCISLQQGTPICASQDRISFVPRAEELAEVALGHLQRAAAPVVSFGQGCEGEPLLQGKTLAAAVKKVRQQSGRGTINLNTNGSLPQVVAQLRQYGLDSIRVSLNSARQYYYCRYYRPRGFDLKEVKESMQVMKMSKGFVSINLLTLPGLTDEDEEVEALIRLIDDTNLDLIQMRNLNIDPEWYLSGINYQPRANKHGILGMMAHIKKHHPQVKFGYFNPCLSPA; from the coding sequence ATGACTGGCAGTAGTGCAGCTTCCTGGCAGAGAGTCGATGAAAGAACTTTGATTCCCCTGCCTGCCGGCTCTGAGCTCTTTGTACTGCCTGGAAGACTGCCGGTTGGTTATGATCGCAGGAGCGGCAGCTTTCAAGTGGTCACTGATGATCCCTATGCTGCCGGCAAAAAGGTGCAGGCGGTGGCTGCCTTCATGGCACCGGCACACACCCAGATTCTTACGGCGGCCTATTATCGCCGTAGAAATGCGCCAGTTTTGCCGCTTTTCAGTTACACAGCGGTGGGCTGGAAAGAGGGGCAATTCTGGGTTGCCGGTATTCGCGTGGATGAGGACCGACGGCAGGACAGTGACCAGTTCAACGAGGACAGACTGCGGCGGCAAGCCAGAGACTATCTCGAAAGGCTGCCGCATAATCGGCTGGTTCAGCACCTTGGGAAGTGTGCCCTCACCTATGGCTGCCCTGCTGCCAAGAATTTTTTTCTGGAGCGCTGGGAGGCGCCTCTTCCTTCCTCTCCTGTGTGCAATGCTGCTTGTCTGGGTTGCATCAGTCTACAGCAAGGAACTCCCATCTGTGCCTCACAGGATCGTATTTCCTTTGTACCACGAGCGGAGGAGCTTGCAGAAGTTGCCCTTGGCCATTTGCAAAGAGCTGCCGCACCTGTGGTAAGCTTTGGCCAGGGATGCGAGGGAGAGCCATTGCTGCAAGGGAAGACACTTGCCGCAGCTGTAAAGAAAGTTCGGCAGCAGAGCGGTCGTGGCACCATAAATCTTAACACCAATGGCAGCTTGCCCCAGGTTGTTGCCCAGCTGCGCCAATATGGCCTGGACAGCATTCGAGTGAGCTTGAATAGTGCCAGGCAATATTATTATTGTCGCTACTACCGACCTCGAGGATTTGACCTGAAAGAAGTAAAAGAATCGATGCAGGTCATGAAAATGAGTAAAGGCTTTGTTTCAATCAACCTGTTGACCTTGCCTGGACTTACTGATGAGGATGAAGAGGTTGAGGCACTCATTAGACTGATCGACGACACCAATCTAGATCTCATTCAGATGCGAAATTTGAATATTGATCCTGAATGGTATCTATCCGGCATCAATTATCAGCCAAGGGCAAACAAACACGGCATCCTTGGTATGATGGCGCACATCAAGAAGCATCACCCCCAGGTGAAGTTTGGCTACTTCAATCCTTGCCTGAGCCCTGCTTAG
- a CDS encoding response regulator transcription factor: MTEKKKILVIDDDPEICDALSEILTDAGYEVFTALDAPSGYEMFQEMKPDLLVLDIMMATMHEGLDFAVEIRKKEGIYGVPILIVSARPPVEKGYGRTLEEDLDWIQADIFMEKPVDPEELLHNVRLLLKEKK; the protein is encoded by the coding sequence ATGACAGAAAAAAAGAAGATACTTGTTATCGATGACGACCCGGAAATTTGTGATGCACTGAGCGAAATTCTCACTGATGCCGGTTATGAAGTGTTCACCGCTTTGGATGCACCATCCGGCTATGAGATGTTTCAAGAAATGAAACCTGATCTCCTGGTTCTCGACATTATGATGGCTACTATGCACGAAGGGTTGGATTTCGCTGTGGAGATTCGCAAAAAGGAGGGTATCTATGGTGTCCCTATTCTGATAGTTTCCGCCAGACCTCCTGTTGAAAAGGGCTATGGCCGTACCCTGGAGGAAGATTTGGACTGGATCCAGGCGGATATCTTTATGGAAAAGCCTGTTGACCCGGAGGAACTTTTGCACAACGTAAGGCTCCTTCTCAAAGAAAAGAAATGA
- a CDS encoding PAS domain S-box protein: protein MRRPRGRLHLETQNLATMTLGIVLVCFIAYLLMANYRSQVSLRQSALSQLEQDTEKRAEAVLYFFDERRQDLESLARSRVVANFFRYKALEPTPSGMDDRLAAIGRELDQLLDARKIGGQRIYSLIVLVNSAGEVLAASQSDRKEGYSRRNWRNYLTPDRTEAALIPEASKIMVSLPYYFQGRYEGQIIARVVPQSVYDHLVKVSRTDSQFVGISSGKDTLYAPEDMPLNVLFSGLTELRSLENGQMRKFRLPGSHWGNKEMFAIKVAVGNTPFSLVSVLPASEVFGRADPWHLLLAMVVLSILILGGLAFGLRLNTHRLVLSARLEEAARREREVEEKNRQLQSEIVERQKAEEELKKSEERYRLVVEDMPDMICRFLPDGTLTFVNSAYCSYLGLGKEDLLGKNLFQSIPEKERQAVRHCLRSLRSENPIVTYEHQAFFADGSLRWQQWTYRAIFDEAGELIEYQSLGSDVTEKKRAQQEKYKLEKQLQHAQKMEAIGTLAGGISHDFNNLLQAVLGYAELLLIEKKEGDPGYRELQQIVSAAKRGSELTRQMLTFSRKMESKRRPVNLNHEVEKTKKLLEHAIEKMIDIELHLEKEVQLVNADPVQMEQIIMNLAVNAKDAMPEGGKLLIETRNTVLDQAYCKSHMGARPGEYVKLSISDTGHGMDSYTLEHIFEPFFSTKVPGQGTGLGLAMVYGIVKGHDGYITCSSELGKGTSFEIYLPAIRHEMHDAEVVEGQQLLRGGNECVLLVDDEPAIRDLGERILRSFGYTVLVAGDGETALTLYDRERGRIDLIILDLIMPGMGGRKCLEKILEVNPAAKVLIASGHSPNGPKTELLAAGAKGFFAKPYKVTELLAGVREILDGN from the coding sequence ATGCGACGCCCGAGAGGTAGACTGCATCTAGAGACCCAGAATCTTGCCACCATGACCCTTGGTATAGTTCTGGTCTGTTTCATTGCCTACCTGCTCATGGCGAATTACCGTTCCCAGGTTAGCTTGCGACAGAGTGCTCTCTCCCAGCTCGAACAGGATACAGAAAAACGTGCAGAAGCGGTGTTGTACTTCTTCGATGAACGCCGCCAGGATCTAGAAAGCCTTGCCAGGAGCCGGGTCGTTGCCAATTTTTTCCGTTACAAAGCACTCGAGCCTACTCCGAGCGGCATGGATGACAGGCTGGCCGCCATTGGTCGGGAGTTAGATCAGCTGCTAGATGCCAGAAAAATCGGTGGGCAGAGAATATACAGTCTGATTGTCTTGGTAAACTCAGCAGGCGAGGTGCTTGCAGCGAGCCAGAGCGACAGGAAAGAAGGGTATAGCAGACGGAACTGGCGGAACTACCTGACTCCAGACAGAACCGAGGCTGCTCTCATCCCAGAGGCAAGCAAGATAATGGTCTCCCTGCCATACTACTTCCAGGGCAGATATGAGGGCCAGATTATCGCCAGGGTTGTACCGCAAAGCGTATACGACCATCTGGTGAAAGTCAGCCGTACTGACAGTCAGTTTGTGGGCATATCCTCTGGAAAAGACACGCTTTACGCCCCTGAAGACATGCCGTTGAATGTCCTTTTTTCCGGTCTCACTGAGCTGCGATCCCTGGAGAACGGCCAGATGAGAAAATTTAGACTGCCTGGCAGCCACTGGGGCAATAAAGAGATGTTTGCCATCAAAGTAGCAGTTGGCAACACCCCTTTCTCTCTGGTAAGTGTTCTGCCAGCCTCCGAGGTCTTTGGCAGGGCTGATCCCTGGCATCTGCTGCTTGCCATGGTGGTGCTGTCGATTCTTATTTTGGGCGGCCTGGCCTTTGGCCTGCGACTCAATACCCACCGCCTGGTCTTGAGTGCTAGACTAGAGGAAGCGGCGAGGAGAGAAAGGGAGGTAGAAGAGAAAAATCGACAACTGCAAAGTGAGATAGTCGAGCGTCAGAAAGCAGAAGAAGAGCTCAAGAAGAGCGAAGAGCGCTATCGACTGGTAGTTGAGGACATGCCTGATATGATCTGCCGTTTTCTGCCGGATGGTACTCTGACTTTTGTAAACAGCGCCTACTGTTCCTATTTGGGACTGGGGAAAGAAGACCTGTTGGGCAAGAACCTCTTTCAATCCATACCGGAAAAAGAACGACAAGCTGTGCGTCACTGCCTGCGCTCTCTGCGGTCTGAGAATCCTATTGTGACCTATGAGCATCAGGCTTTCTTTGCGGACGGCTCTCTACGCTGGCAGCAGTGGACCTATCGTGCCATCTTCGATGAGGCGGGTGAGTTGATAGAATACCAGTCACTGGGAAGCGATGTTACCGAGAAGAAACGGGCGCAGCAGGAAAAGTACAAACTTGAAAAGCAGCTCCAGCACGCCCAGAAAATGGAAGCCATCGGAACTCTGGCAGGTGGTATTTCCCACGATTTCAATAACCTGCTGCAGGCTGTCCTGGGATATGCAGAACTGCTCCTCATAGAAAAGAAAGAAGGAGATCCCGGCTATCGAGAACTGCAGCAGATCGTCAGTGCTGCCAAAAGGGGCAGTGAGCTTACCAGACAGATGCTTACCTTCAGTCGCAAAATGGAGAGCAAGAGGAGGCCTGTCAATCTGAATCATGAGGTGGAAAAGACCAAGAAGCTGCTCGAGCATGCCATTGAAAAAATGATTGATATTGAACTGCATCTTGAAAAAGAGGTGCAGCTGGTCAATGCTGATCCGGTGCAAATGGAACAGATAATTATGAATCTGGCTGTAAACGCCAAGGACGCCATGCCCGAGGGGGGCAAGCTCCTGATCGAGACAAGAAACACCGTGTTGGACCAAGCCTATTGCAAGAGCCACATGGGAGCACGGCCGGGCGAGTATGTCAAACTGAGCATATCTGACACTGGCCATGGCATGGACTCGTATACTCTGGAACACATTTTTGAGCCCTTCTTCAGCACCAAGGTTCCAGGGCAGGGCACCGGACTAGGCCTGGCCATGGTGTATGGCATTGTCAAGGGACACGACGGCTATATCACCTGCTCCAGTGAGCTCGGTAAGGGAACGAGCTTTGAGATTTACCTGCCGGCAATCAGGCACGAAATGCATGATGCTGAGGTTGTTGAAGGGCAACAACTTCTCCGCGGCGGCAATGAGTGCGTGCTGCTGGTGGATGATGAGCCGGCCATCAGAGACCTGGGTGAGCGCATCCTCAGGAGTTTTGGCTATACAGTGCTCGTAGCTGGAGACGGCGAGACAGCGCTCACACTGTACGACCGGGAAAGGGGCAGAATCGACCTGATCATTCTCGACCTCATAATGCCAGGTATGGGCGGCAGGAAGTGTTTGGAGAAAATTCTGGAAGTCAATCCAGCTGCCAAGGTCCTGATAGCCAGTGGGCACTCGCCCAACGGTCCCAAAACCGAGCTGCTCGCTGCCGGTGCCAAGGGCTTCTTCGCCAAGCCCTACAAGGTGACCGAGTTGCTGGCCGGTGTGAGAGAAATCCTGGACGGCAACTGA
- a CDS encoding 6-phosphofructokinase: MTSQNIRTIGILTGGGDVPGLNPCIKALVYRGIEEGFRVIGIRRGWAGLLEYNPDDPQSMAQNIMELDKSKVRTIDRSGGTYLHTSRTNPGKVTYESTPEFLKNRARQGELNDFTDHVLRVLQELEIDVLIPIGGDDTLSYGERLHEEGFSVVAIPKTMDNDVHGTDYCIGFSTAVTRSVNFINALRTSTGSHERIAVIELFGRYCGETSLIAAYLASVDRAIISEVPFEPEKLARLIMQDKRANPSNYAMLTISEGARIVEGEMVQYGEPDAYGHKKLGGIGLQTGEILKQLTGQGIIYQQLSYLMRSGAPDSLDLMVAVNYANMAIDLILKRVSGRMIALRQGTYTDVPMSTITSGQKRVDVPELYDVEQYRPKVRHVMGKPMFLY, translated from the coding sequence ATGACCTCGCAAAATATTCGCACTATCGGCATCCTCACTGGCGGTGGTGATGTTCCTGGTCTTAATCCTTGCATAAAGGCACTGGTGTATCGCGGCATTGAAGAGGGCTTCAGAGTCATCGGCATTCGACGCGGCTGGGCAGGACTTCTCGAATATAATCCTGATGATCCGCAGAGCATGGCACAAAATATTATGGAACTCGACAAGTCGAAGGTGCGCACCATCGATCGTTCGGGAGGGACATACCTGCATACCTCGAGAACCAACCCTGGCAAAGTGACCTATGAGAGCACGCCTGAATTCCTCAAAAACAGGGCTCGCCAGGGCGAGCTGAATGACTTTACCGACCATGTCCTCCGGGTTCTGCAAGAGCTGGAGATCGATGTCTTGATCCCAATTGGCGGTGATGACACTTTGAGCTATGGTGAAAGGCTCCACGAAGAAGGCTTTTCTGTGGTTGCCATTCCCAAGACCATGGACAACGATGTTCACGGTACTGACTATTGCATCGGTTTCTCAACTGCGGTCACGAGAAGCGTCAATTTCATCAATGCCCTGCGTACTTCAACAGGTTCACACGAGCGCATTGCAGTTATTGAACTCTTCGGCCGCTATTGCGGCGAGACGTCGCTTATTGCTGCCTATCTGGCCAGTGTTGATCGAGCCATTATTTCCGAAGTGCCTTTCGAGCCGGAAAAACTGGCGCGACTGATCATGCAGGACAAGAGAGCCAATCCGAGCAATTATGCCATGCTTACCATCAGCGAAGGAGCCAGGATTGTCGAAGGCGAGATGGTCCAGTATGGTGAACCCGACGCCTATGGACACAAGAAGCTCGGCGGCATTGGCTTGCAGACCGGTGAAATATTGAAGCAGCTCACAGGTCAGGGCATTATTTACCAACAACTGTCATATCTGATGCGCAGCGGGGCTCCGGATTCTCTTGATCTCATGGTGGCGGTCAATTATGCCAACATGGCTATTGATCTCATTCTCAAAAGGGTGAGCGGTCGGATGATTGCCCTGCGCCAGGGTACTTACACCGATGTACCGATGAGCACCATCACTAGCGGCCAGAAAAGAGTCGATGTGCCTGAGCTTTATGATGTGGAACAGTACAGACCTAAAGTCCGTCATGTAATGGGGAAGCCCATGTTTCTTTACTAG
- a CDS encoding OsmC family protein, which translates to MMGTLATVLAKDGIRTHQGVFNARVKGYIQDVNGVLKITRIQVHYSLKLPAEKFNQAQEALEAYLSLCPAAQSVLGCIEIQHQLQLEEL; encoded by the coding sequence ATGATGGGTACCTTGGCCACAGTGCTGGCCAAAGATGGTATTCGCACTCACCAGGGCGTTTTCAATGCCAGGGTGAAGGGGTACATCCAAGATGTGAATGGTGTGTTGAAAATCACCCGTATTCAGGTCCATTATTCCCTGAAGCTGCCCGCGGAAAAATTCAACCAGGCCCAGGAGGCACTGGAAGCGTACCTCTCTCTCTGTCCAGCAGCACAGAGCGTTTTAGGATGTATAGAGATCCAACACCAGCTTCAACTGGAAGAGCTGTAA
- a CDS encoding cation transporter has protein sequence MTNRTLQSATPVKAMALAFVVSCLLTSVKFVAYAVTGSTAVLSDAFESIINVVAGGFALFSTHLSSIPADRKHPYGHGKIEYFSVGFEGALIALASMAILARSIPEFFHERQLTNLEQGIFLIVAASAVNFFLGWFLIRTGRKNNSDVLIADGKHLLTDVYTSGGVLVGLVLVRTTGAQWWDPAIACLVAVNILYTGWRLLSTSFGRLMDQADPDLLSRIVAILNRHRQPEWIDIHHLRARRYGRQVSIDFHLILPRSFSLVEAHSQAKEIERVLVNALGEIGEVIVHLDPCDDPFCPKCQRHSCADRTTESLGLHAPWRVEDVVAEKLHHD, from the coding sequence ATGACGAACCGCACTTTGCAGTCTGCCACCCCTGTGAAGGCAATGGCTCTTGCCTTTGTGGTGAGCTGTTTGCTGACCAGCGTGAAGTTTGTGGCTTATGCAGTGACCGGCTCTACCGCGGTGCTCTCCGATGCCTTTGAATCGATTATCAACGTGGTTGCCGGTGGTTTTGCTCTGTTCAGCACTCACCTCAGCAGTATCCCTGCTGACAGGAAGCACCCATATGGCCATGGGAAAATTGAGTATTTTTCTGTAGGATTTGAAGGAGCGCTTATCGCCCTGGCCTCTATGGCCATTCTCGCAAGATCAATTCCGGAATTCTTCCATGAGCGTCAGCTAACCAATCTGGAGCAGGGAATTTTTCTGATTGTTGCTGCCTCGGCAGTCAATTTTTTTCTGGGATGGTTCTTGATACGGACCGGTAGAAAGAATAACTCGGATGTGTTGATAGCTGACGGCAAGCACCTGCTCACAGATGTCTATACCAGTGGGGGGGTACTGGTGGGGTTGGTACTGGTGCGCACTACAGGGGCGCAGTGGTGGGATCCAGCCATTGCCTGTCTGGTGGCGGTGAATATCCTCTACACTGGCTGGCGTCTGCTCAGCACATCTTTTGGCCGCTTGATGGATCAGGCAGATCCTGACCTGCTTTCTCGCATTGTGGCGATTTTGAACCGGCATCGGCAGCCAGAGTGGATTGATATTCACCACCTGAGAGCTCGCCGCTACGGCAGGCAAGTAAGCATTGATTTTCATCTGATCCTGCCGCGAAGCTTCAGTCTGGTGGAAGCCCACAGCCAGGCCAAAGAGATTGAGAGAGTTCTGGTCAACGCCCTGGGTGAGATCGGTGAGGTGATTGTCCATCTGGATCCCTGTGATGATCCATTTTGCCCTAAATGTCAACGCCATTCCTGTGCTGACAGAACAACGGAGTCGCTGGGACTGCACGCACCCTGGCGTGTTGAGGATGTGGTTGCCGAAAAGCTTCATCATGACTGA
- a CDS encoding PAS domain S-box protein — protein sequence MRCRNSFLGCEDEAAEPLMWYRSLGFKLICCVGAITVLVIGVYATVNINAQRKQLIQEVIRSTNLVSETIKRSMRYDMLQYQPERLHRAIDTIGAQEGMDKVRIFNYLGEIIYSSDKAEMGKMLDKSSEQCYACHAKEKPFERLTTSARSRIFKSTANYRLLGMINPIYNEPDCYNASCHVHPQEQKVLGVLDIDVSLREVDAVIASYKKKMILFATVAILSISVIIAVFIQRFVSHPVKQLLEGTERVMAGDLATSIAVSSNDEIGILARSFNQMTQQLRTSELELKASEEKYRSLFNNDPNPIFVFDRTTFKIIDANIRTTETYGYSREELLQMSFLDLGDQHEAEKIRSLVVEACIFLPKIRHRRKDGSSMYVNIHSCPRQHLGKEVIIANIADISDRIQAEAQLIQAGKMATLGEMAAGVAHELNQPLNAIRIGSDFLKKMIDRGEPVKPEIEARVTAEISAQVERAANIINHLREFGRKTDLDELESLDINKPIRDVFTVLGQQLKLRQIKVELDLAENLPPVLGVSNRLEQVFINLVMNARDAMEEKQVGADQDELQNVLAIKSYHKNGKVVVIVADTGCGMPENIRERIFEPFFTTKEVGKGTGLGLSISYGIIKDYGGTIEVESEVNRGTVFTLTFPAIRRQDSVQKDVSA from the coding sequence ATGAGATGCCGCAATTCGTTTCTTGGATGTGAAGATGAGGCAGCCGAGCCGCTCATGTGGTATCGAAGTCTTGGTTTTAAACTGATCTGCTGTGTGGGGGCTATCACCGTTCTGGTTATTGGTGTGTACGCCACCGTGAATATCAATGCTCAAAGGAAGCAATTAATCCAGGAGGTGATACGCAGTACCAACCTTGTGAGCGAGACCATAAAAAGGAGCATGCGCTATGATATGCTCCAGTATCAACCGGAACGGCTGCACCGGGCCATCGACACTATAGGTGCCCAGGAAGGTATGGATAAAGTCCGTATATTCAACTACCTGGGTGAGATCATCTACTCCTCCGACAAGGCCGAGATGGGGAAGATGCTCGACAAATCGTCCGAGCAATGTTATGCCTGTCACGCCAAAGAAAAACCTTTCGAACGTCTCACCACCTCAGCACGTTCTAGGATTTTCAAGAGCACTGCCAATTACCGCCTGCTGGGCATGATCAATCCGATTTACAACGAACCCGATTGTTACAATGCTTCCTGCCATGTCCATCCACAAGAGCAAAAGGTCCTGGGCGTCCTGGACATAGATGTGTCTCTCAGAGAAGTAGATGCGGTAATCGCCAGTTATAAAAAGAAAATGATCCTGTTTGCTACGGTTGCCATCTTGAGTATTTCAGTGATCATTGCCGTGTTTATCCAGAGATTTGTGAGCCATCCAGTGAAGCAGCTCCTGGAGGGCACCGAGAGGGTAATGGCAGGCGACCTTGCCACCTCTATTGCAGTGTCTTCCAACGACGAGATCGGCATCCTGGCGCGCTCTTTCAACCAGATGACGCAGCAACTGCGCACTTCAGAGCTGGAGCTCAAGGCTTCTGAAGAGAAGTATCGCTCATTGTTCAACAATGACCCAAATCCCATTTTTGTCTTTGATCGCACCACCTTCAAGATCATTGATGCCAATATCCGCACTACCGAGACCTATGGTTATTCCAGGGAGGAGCTGTTGCAAATGTCGTTCCTTGATCTGGGTGACCAGCACGAAGCAGAAAAGATTCGCTCTCTGGTGGTGGAAGCCTGTATTTTTCTGCCAAAGATCCGACATCGGCGCAAAGACGGCAGCAGCATGTACGTGAACATACACTCCTGCCCCCGGCAGCATCTGGGCAAAGAAGTGATCATTGCCAACATTGCCGACATCAGCGATCGCATCCAGGCCGAAGCCCAGCTGATTCAAGCGGGCAAAATGGCAACCCTGGGTGAAATGGCCGCTGGAGTCGCCCACGAGCTCAACCAGCCTCTCAATGCCATTCGAATCGGCAGTGATTTTCTCAAGAAGATGATTGACCGGGGAGAGCCAGTAAAGCCAGAGATTGAGGCCAGGGTCACAGCGGAAATATCAGCACAGGTAGAACGTGCAGCCAACATCATCAACCACCTGCGAGAATTTGGTCGCAAGACTGATCTGGATGAGCTGGAAAGCCTCGATATCAACAAACCAATACGTGATGTATTTACTGTTCTCGGTCAGCAGTTGAAGCTGAGACAGATCAAAGTGGAGCTTGATCTGGCGGAAAATCTCCCTCCTGTGCTCGGCGTGAGTAATCGCCTGGAGCAGGTGTTTATCAATCTGGTGATGAATGCCAGGGACGCTATGGAGGAGAAACAGGTTGGGGCGGATCAGGACGAACTCCAGAATGTACTGGCTATCAAGTCATATCACAAGAACGGCAAGGTAGTGGTTATTGTGGCCGATACTGGCTGCGGCATGCCAGAGAATATTCGAGAAAGAATATTCGAACCTTTTTTCACTACCAAGGAAGTAGGCAAGGGCACTGGCTTGGGCTTGTCTATCAGCTACGGCATCATAAAAGATTATGGTGGCACAATAGAGGTGGAAAGCGAGGTCAATCGGGGAACAGTTTTTACCCTCACCTTTCCGGCAATTAGACGACAGGACTCGGTCCAGAAAGATGTATCGGCATGA